One segment of Thioflexithrix psekupsensis DNA contains the following:
- the thiS gene encoding sulfur carrier protein ThiS — MPSSCTLSLLLQQLSLQNKRLAVEINLNIVPRSEYELRELHAGDRVEIVHAIGGVKSNRVNGKTNCPT, encoded by the coding sequence ATCCCAAGCTCTTGTACGCTATCCTTACTTTTACAACAACTTTCGCTGCAAAATAAGCGACTTGCCGTAGAAATCAACCTCAACATCGTCCCCCGCAGCGAATACGAATTACGAGAATTACACGCGGGGGATCGGGTGGAAATTGTCCACGCGATTGGTGGGGTTAAAAGTAATCGCGTAAACGGTAAAACAAATTGCCCAACATAA
- the thiS gene encoding sulfur carrier protein ThiS, translating into MEILLNGQPHQIPSPCTLSLLLQQLSLQNKRLAVEINLNIVPRSEYELRELHAGDRVEIVHAIGGG; encoded by the coding sequence ATGGAAATACTTTTAAACGGCCAACCACATCAAATCCCAAGCCCTTGTACGCTGTCCTTACTTTTGCAACAACTTTCGCTGCAAAATAAACGACTTGCCGTAGAAATCAACCTCAACATCGTCCCCCGCAGTGAATACGAATTACGAGAATTACACGCGGGGGATCGGGTGGAAATTGTCCACGCAATTGGTGGGGGTTAA
- a CDS encoding LysR family transcriptional regulator: MKILSMMWLHREGKNFLGPKRFELLKKIHEYGSLSKAAQALGFPYKSAWDMIEKMNQLSPTPLVCRARGGKEKGGTELTPFAMALLEEWAQLEQEHRHYLTTLESRLMALENRFLATFSVENRNEYCRFEGIIQNWSENESEWVIYLDVSAQNLLTVTLNKTALNPLILEKEKPIVALIPITSLVLLPKNVSFGIYPHNCFSGEIIEISYCQASAQVMVSVDQNNWGKISLPISHDTIKQFNLKQGDAVNVLFDTHCVFLATHLLK, translated from the coding sequence ATGAAAATATTGAGTATGATGTGGTTACATCGTGAGGGAAAAAATTTTTTAGGCCCAAAACGATTTGAATTGCTAAAAAAGATACATGAATATGGTTCATTATCCAAAGCTGCCCAAGCCTTAGGATTTCCCTATAAATCTGCTTGGGATATGATAGAGAAAATGAATCAATTATCTCCTACTCCTTTAGTCTGTCGCGCTCGCGGCGGTAAAGAAAAAGGTGGCACAGAACTTACGCCATTTGCTATGGCATTACTAGAAGAATGGGCGCAATTAGAACAAGAACATCGACATTATTTAACCACATTAGAATCGCGTTTGATGGCATTGGAAAATCGATTTTTGGCAACATTCTCTGTTGAGAATAGAAACGAATATTGTCGATTTGAAGGAATTATTCAGAATTGGTCAGAAAATGAATCTGAGTGGGTGATTTATCTTGATGTCAGTGCGCAAAATTTATTAACAGTGACACTTAATAAAACGGCTTTGAATCCGTTAATTTTGGAAAAAGAAAAACCTATTGTTGCTCTTATTCCAATAACGTCACTGGTTTTATTGCCTAAAAATGTTTCTTTTGGCATTTACCCACATAATTGTTTTAGTGGTGAGATAATTGAAATTTCTTATTGTCAGGCATCTGCGCAGGTTATGGTAAGTGTGGATCAGAATAATTGGGGTAAAATTAGTTTACCTATATCACACGATACCATTAAACAATTTAATTTAAAACAAGGCGATGCCGTTAATGTGTTATTTGATACTCATTGCGTTTTTTTGGCGACGCATTTACTTAAATAG